From a region of the Micropterus dolomieu isolate WLL.071019.BEF.003 ecotype Adirondacks linkage group LG21, ASM2129224v1, whole genome shotgun sequence genome:
- the rnf122 gene encoding RING finger protein 122 isoform X1, whose product MHPFQWCNGCFCGLGLVYSNKSCTMPPITFQDLPLNIYMVIFGTGIFVFILSLIFCCYFISKLRHQAQSERFGYREVVLKGDPKKLSLHGQTCAVCLEDFKVKDELGVLPCQHAFHRKCLVKWLEVRCVCPMCNKPIAGPPEQHHSIGTLLDELV is encoded by the exons GGTGCTTCTGTGGTCTGGGACTGGTTTACTCCAACAAGTCGTGTACCATGCCACCCATCACCTTCCAGGACCTGCCTCTCAACATCTACATGGTCATCTTCGGGACAGGCATCTTTGTCTTCATCCTGAGCCTCATCTTCTGCTGTTACTTCATCAG CAAACTACGACACCAAGCCCAGAGTGAGCGCTTTGGATACAGAGAG GTGGTTTTAAAAGGAGATCCAAAAAAGTTGAGTCTTCATGGG caGACGTGCGCCGTGTGTCTCGAGGACTTCAAAGTGAAAGATGAGCTGGGAGTGTTGCCATGCCAACATGCTTTCCACAGGAA GTGTCTGGTAAAGTGGTTGGAGGTGCGCTGCGTCTGCCCCATGTGCAACAAACCCATAGCTGGGCCCCCTGAGCAGCACCACAGCATAGGGACTCTCCTGGATGAATTGGTGTAA
- the rnf122 gene encoding RING finger protein 122 isoform X2: protein MHPFQWCNGCFCGLGLVYSNKSCTMPPITFQDLPLNIYMVIFGTGIFVFILSLIFCCYFISKLRHQAQSERFGYREVVLKGDPKKLSLHGTCAVCLEDFKVKDELGVLPCQHAFHRKCLVKWLEVRCVCPMCNKPIAGPPEQHHSIGTLLDELV, encoded by the exons GGTGCTTCTGTGGTCTGGGACTGGTTTACTCCAACAAGTCGTGTACCATGCCACCCATCACCTTCCAGGACCTGCCTCTCAACATCTACATGGTCATCTTCGGGACAGGCATCTTTGTCTTCATCCTGAGCCTCATCTTCTGCTGTTACTTCATCAG CAAACTACGACACCAAGCCCAGAGTGAGCGCTTTGGATACAGAGAG GTGGTTTTAAAAGGAGATCCAAAAAAGTTGAGTCTTCATGGG ACGTGCGCCGTGTGTCTCGAGGACTTCAAAGTGAAAGATGAGCTGGGAGTGTTGCCATGCCAACATGCTTTCCACAGGAA GTGTCTGGTAAAGTGGTTGGAGGTGCGCTGCGTCTGCCCCATGTGCAACAAACCCATAGCTGGGCCCCCTGAGCAGCACCACAGCATAGGGACTCTCCTGGATGAATTGGTGTAA
- the rnf122 gene encoding RING finger protein 122 isoform X3 has translation MPPITFQDLPLNIYMVIFGTGIFVFILSLIFCCYFISKLRHQAQSERFGYREVVLKGDPKKLSLHGQTCAVCLEDFKVKDELGVLPCQHAFHRKCLVKWLEVRCVCPMCNKPIAGPPEQHHSIGTLLDELV, from the exons ATGCCACCCATCACCTTCCAGGACCTGCCTCTCAACATCTACATGGTCATCTTCGGGACAGGCATCTTTGTCTTCATCCTGAGCCTCATCTTCTGCTGTTACTTCATCAG CAAACTACGACACCAAGCCCAGAGTGAGCGCTTTGGATACAGAGAG GTGGTTTTAAAAGGAGATCCAAAAAAGTTGAGTCTTCATGGG caGACGTGCGCCGTGTGTCTCGAGGACTTCAAAGTGAAAGATGAGCTGGGAGTGTTGCCATGCCAACATGCTTTCCACAGGAA GTGTCTGGTAAAGTGGTTGGAGGTGCGCTGCGTCTGCCCCATGTGCAACAAACCCATAGCTGGGCCCCCTGAGCAGCACCACAGCATAGGGACTCTCCTGGATGAATTGGTGTAA